The following proteins are encoded in a genomic region of Micrococcaceae bacterium Sec5.8:
- a CDS encoding VOC family protein, whose amino-acid sequence MTLLLNKATTVLPVDDAERAHRFYADTLGLPHRGVADDGSELFGSDGGPMLALMPVRDGKHSDHTTLSFEVSEIERTVQEMESRGVQFQDYNLPDLKTENHICTTDSQKCAWFTDTERNILCVHENITTAADYQL is encoded by the coding sequence ATGACCCTGTTGTTGAACAAAGCCACAACAGTCCTGCCAGTCGATGATGCAGAGCGTGCCCACCGCTTCTATGCGGACACTTTGGGTCTCCCGCACCGTGGAGTGGCGGACGACGGAAGCGAACTATTCGGCAGCGACGGCGGCCCCATGCTGGCGTTGATGCCCGTCAGGGATGGAAAGCACTCCGATCACACCACCCTGAGTTTTGAAGTCAGCGAGATCGAACGGACCGTTCAGGAGATGGAGTCCAGGGGCGTCCAGTTCCAGGACTACAACCTGCCGGATCTGAAGACCGAGAACCACATCTGCACAACGGATTCGCAGAAGTGCGCCTGGTTCACGGACACGGAGCGCAACATCCTCTGCGTCCACGAGAACATCACCACGGCGGCTGACTACCAGCTCTAG
- a CDS encoding DUF6480 family protein, whose amino-acid sequence MTSQNPDPLENNLTGLEPGGGVPPGETPPGEGTSVGPQGPRIPEDRGFTQYLWIILIGVMVLLVALFFVGRIVGILN is encoded by the coding sequence GTGACATCCCAGAATCCGGATCCCCTCGAGAATAACCTGACCGGCCTCGAGCCGGGCGGCGGCGTGCCGCCCGGCGAAACACCACCCGGGGAGGGAACCTCGGTGGGACCCCAAGGGCCGCGGATCCCCGAGGACCGGGGCTTCACCCAGTACCTGTGGATCATCCTGATCGGCGTGATGGTGCTGCTGGTGGCGCTCTTCTTTGTTGGCCGCATCGTAGGGATCCTCAACTAA
- a CDS encoding TetR/AcrR family transcriptional regulator, giving the protein MPTTASSTKRGRPGYDQQSVLVIAVDVFNRHGYDATSMGILAENLGISKSAIYHHVPSKGDLLKLALDHALGGLEAILDQPQALTGTAEARLEFVLRETISVLVDRLPFVTLLLRLRGNTEIERNAMERRRTFDHKVAALISAARDEGSLRQDIDPRTVTRLLFGTINSIVEWYKPGGSLSPEKLADDVITMAFHGLHVPR; this is encoded by the coding sequence ATGCCCACCACAGCAAGCAGCACCAAACGCGGCCGTCCCGGTTATGACCAGCAGTCGGTGCTGGTGATCGCCGTGGACGTCTTCAACCGCCACGGCTACGATGCCACCTCCATGGGCATCCTCGCGGAAAACTTGGGCATCTCCAAGTCCGCCATCTACCACCACGTCCCCTCCAAGGGGGACCTCCTGAAACTGGCACTGGACCACGCCCTGGGCGGGCTCGAAGCCATCCTGGACCAGCCCCAGGCTCTGACCGGCACGGCCGAGGCGCGGCTTGAGTTCGTTCTTCGCGAAACCATCTCGGTGCTGGTGGACCGGCTCCCGTTCGTCACGTTGCTGCTGCGCCTGCGCGGCAACACCGAAATTGAGCGGAACGCCATGGAACGCCGGCGCACCTTCGACCACAAGGTGGCGGCCTTGATCTCGGCGGCCCGCGACGAAGGCTCGCTCCGCCAGGACATCGACCCGCGCACCGTGACCCGGCTGCTCTTCGGGACGATCAACTCGATCGTCGAGTGGTACAAGCCGGGGGGTTCCCTCTCCCCCGAGAAACTCGCCGACGACGTCATCACCATGGCCTTCCACGGCCTCCACGTCCCCCGCTAG
- a CDS encoding hotdog fold thioesterase → MAELTMSGNTHPILKDDYASEWMGIDVVALNDGHATIRMTLRQEMLNGFGMAHGGMIFAFGDTAFALACNPASPEPGDESTITVASGVDINFLKPAFRGQVLTAVANRRASTGRSGLYDIQIYAADPGAGTPTAPGSAPAGQDPATVPGQLPTDTATNASAWELVAEFRGRSRTISKK, encoded by the coding sequence ATGGCTGAACTGACGATGTCCGGGAACACCCACCCCATCCTGAAGGACGACTACGCCTCGGAGTGGATGGGCATTGACGTGGTGGCCCTGAATGACGGGCATGCCACGATCCGCATGACGCTCCGGCAAGAAATGCTCAATGGATTCGGGATGGCCCACGGCGGCATGATCTTTGCCTTCGGCGACACAGCCTTCGCGCTGGCCTGCAATCCTGCGAGCCCGGAGCCGGGTGACGAGTCCACCATCACCGTGGCGTCCGGGGTCGACATCAATTTCCTCAAGCCGGCCTTCCGCGGCCAGGTTTTGACCGCCGTCGCCAACCGCCGCGCCAGCACGGGACGAAGCGGCCTCTACGACATCCAGATCTACGCCGCCGATCCCGGTGCGGGCACGCCTACGGCACCGGGATCGGCACCCGCCGGCCAGGACCCCGCCACGGTCCCGGGCCAGCTCCCCACCGACACAGCCACCAACGCCTCTGCGTGGGAACTCGTCGCCGAGTTCCGCGGCCGCAGCCGCACCATCTCCAAGAAATAA
- a CDS encoding GNAT family protein: MTSLDRPAIAPITLTGKLVVLEPLSRDHHDGLVEAARDGELWRLWYTSVPAPEQMAGEIARRLALQEAGAMLPFTTRLLNHATGAPGKVIGMTTYMNIDAATPRVEIGSTWNAASAQGSGSNPDSKLLLLRHAFETLGCPAVEFRTHWLNHQSREAIARLGAKQDGVLRAHTRSSDGALRDTVVFSILAHEWPMVRNALEFRLARRR; the protein is encoded by the coding sequence GTGACTTCCCTGGACCGGCCTGCGATCGCCCCTATCACCCTGACCGGTAAGCTCGTCGTCCTCGAGCCGCTCAGCCGGGACCATCACGACGGCCTCGTGGAGGCAGCCCGCGACGGAGAACTGTGGCGCCTCTGGTACACGTCAGTGCCCGCCCCGGAGCAAATGGCCGGTGAGATCGCCCGGCGTCTGGCCCTCCAGGAGGCCGGCGCCATGCTGCCCTTCACCACAAGGCTGCTTAACCACGCCACCGGGGCGCCCGGCAAGGTGATCGGCATGACCACCTACATGAACATCGACGCTGCGACGCCGCGGGTGGAGATTGGCTCCACCTGGAACGCTGCGTCAGCCCAGGGCAGCGGCAGCAACCCGGACTCCAAGCTGCTGCTCCTGCGGCACGCCTTCGAAACGTTGGGCTGTCCCGCCGTCGAGTTCCGGACGCACTGGCTGAACCACCAATCCCGCGAGGCGATCGCCCGGCTGGGCGCCAAGCAGGACGGCGTCCTCCGCGCCCACACCCGCAGCAGCGACGGAGCGCTGCGGGACACCGTGGTGTTCTCCATCCTGGCGCACGAATGGCCGATGGTCCGGAACGCCCTGGAGTTCAGGCTGGCCAGGCGGCGTTAG
- a CDS encoding DUF4397 domain-containing protein codes for MRKSVYAAGTLSLLAALTFAAPAQASGNHDGGRHHGDDALLSVLHGVPGLTVDVWVDGKLTLDDFTPGTLAGPLKLDAGDYKIAITAADATSADNPVIGPVKVHLKEGRNYTAVAHLDASGAPTATLFKNSTSASPKGQGKLTVRHVAAAPAVDILAGDTAVIKNLRNPKQKVLTLEAGTVSASVAAAGTTAPLIGPADVPVTAGKNTIVYAWGSLADGNLQVAVQVVDSAKWRGDCDRH; via the coding sequence ATGCGCAAATCCGTTTATGCCGCCGGGACACTGTCCCTGCTGGCGGCGCTCACGTTCGCAGCCCCCGCCCAGGCGAGCGGAAATCACGACGGCGGCCGGCACCATGGCGACGACGCCCTGCTTTCGGTCCTGCACGGCGTCCCGGGCCTCACCGTGGACGTGTGGGTGGACGGCAAGCTCACCCTGGACGACTTCACCCCCGGAACCCTCGCGGGGCCGCTGAAACTTGACGCGGGCGATTACAAGATCGCGATCACGGCAGCCGACGCCACCAGCGCGGACAACCCGGTGATCGGGCCGGTCAAGGTCCATCTCAAGGAGGGCCGGAACTACACCGCTGTGGCCCACCTGGATGCTTCCGGAGCGCCCACTGCCACCCTGTTTAAGAACAGCACCTCGGCAAGTCCCAAGGGCCAGGGAAAGCTGACCGTCAGGCACGTGGCCGCGGCGCCCGCCGTTGACATCCTGGCCGGCGACACCGCTGTCATTAAGAACCTGCGCAACCCCAAGCAGAAGGTGCTGACCCTGGAGGCAGGGACGGTGTCCGCGTCGGTTGCGGCCGCCGGAACCACCGCGCCGCTGATCGGCCCGGCTGATGTACCGGTCACCGCTGGCAAAAACACCATTGTGTACGCCTGGGGCAGCCTGGCCGACGGCAACCTCCAGGTTGCCGTCCAGGTGGTCGACTCGGCTAAGTGGCGTGGCGACTGCGATCGGCACTGA
- a CDS encoding SGNH/GDSL hydrolase family protein: MGIATLGRRRTALAAGLATLAMAVGAAAVPAQAVDKTKYIALGDSYAAGQGAGPYLDGCYRSESAYSELAAEVKAIKLVRNAACSGKTTQEVVDTQLRQLNKNTELVTITAGGNDLKFGDIVTKCGNAMVDSTAAPLCDKASADAAAQLASGQLAGAVAAMVKSVKAAAPNAKVVLTGYPYLYNPGTLDPADPMSVFIDKATLLADGLNGSIAGAAAATGATYVDVRTAFAGHGINSADPWINLDLANLGSPDNFHPNAEGYEAYYAALSKAGAYSSR; encoded by the coding sequence ATGGGAATTGCAACGCTTGGACGACGGCGAACGGCCCTGGCTGCTGGTCTCGCCACTCTGGCGATGGCGGTCGGCGCGGCAGCTGTCCCGGCGCAGGCCGTGGACAAGACGAAATATATTGCGCTCGGCGATTCGTACGCCGCCGGGCAGGGAGCGGGTCCGTATCTGGATGGCTGCTACCGCAGTGAGAGTGCCTATTCCGAACTCGCTGCTGAAGTCAAAGCCATCAAGCTGGTCAGGAATGCCGCCTGCAGCGGCAAAACCACCCAGGAGGTCGTGGACACCCAGCTGCGCCAGCTGAACAAGAACACCGAACTGGTAACCATTACCGCCGGCGGCAACGACCTTAAGTTCGGGGATATAGTCACCAAGTGTGGCAACGCCATGGTCGATTCCACCGCGGCTCCGCTGTGCGATAAGGCCAGCGCTGATGCGGCGGCCCAGCTCGCCAGCGGACAACTCGCCGGCGCCGTCGCCGCGATGGTTAAGAGCGTGAAGGCTGCGGCACCGAATGCCAAGGTGGTGTTGACCGGCTACCCCTACCTCTACAACCCGGGCACGCTCGATCCGGCCGATCCCATGTCAGTATTCATCGACAAGGCCACTCTCCTGGCTGACGGCCTGAACGGGTCCATTGCGGGCGCTGCCGCTGCCACCGGAGCGACGTACGTCGATGTCAGGACTGCTTTCGCCGGCCACGGCATCAACTCGGCAGATCCCTGGATCAATCTGGACCTCGCCAACCTGGGCAGCCCCGACAACTTCCACCCAAACGCGGAAGGCTACGAGGCGTACTACGCAGCGTTGAGTAAGGCCGGAGCCTATTCCTCCCGCTAA
- the paaZ gene encoding phenylacetic acid degradation bifunctional protein PaaZ — translation MTTTATAPEPTVDTVGIVPSFIRDSWWTPDAGSAAGAASVRDASTGELLAKVSTEGLDLAAVVDYGRTTGQAELGKLTFHQRALKLKELAQYLNGRREEFYALSAQTGATNIDSMVDIDGGIGVLFTFGSKGRRELPNSQVIVDGPMEVLSKDGSFAGEHIYTRIPGVAVQINAFNFPVWGMLEKLAPAFIAGVPTIVKPATPTGYVTAAVVKAIIESGILPKGSLQLVSGSVRTLLDHLDYRDLVAFTGSATTANTLKSHVNVVKGGVRFTSETDSLNASILGPDAVKGTPEFDAFIKSLVTEMTAKAGQKCTSIRRAIVPQELVQDVIAAVGGRIKERVVLGDPRAEGVNMGALASLEQLADVRAAVQSMLDAGGELAYGTLDSPKVTSADGSVGVVADGAFMSPVLLSWADPEAEEVHSLEAFGPVSSVIGYADLADAVRLAARGGGSLVASVCTNDPAVARELVTGIAAHHGRVHMLNREDARSSTGHGSPVPHLVHGGPGRAGGGEELGGIRSVLHHMQRTAIQGSPNMLTAVTGVWHTGADRNFTLETEGQHPFRKHLSTLRIGDAIRSGLREVTLEEITKFANSTGDTFYAHTNQEAAAANPFFPGIVAHGYLLLAWGAGLFVEPAPGPVLANYGLESLRFITPVAAGDSIRVTLTAKKITPRETDEYGEVAWDAVLTNQNDEIVATYDVLTLVEK, via the coding sequence ATGACCACCACTGCAACCGCTCCGGAACCCACAGTAGACACTGTCGGGATCGTTCCCAGCTTCATCCGGGATTCCTGGTGGACCCCCGACGCGGGATCGGCGGCTGGCGCCGCCTCCGTGCGGGACGCCAGCACCGGTGAACTCCTCGCCAAAGTGAGCACCGAGGGACTGGATCTTGCCGCCGTCGTGGACTACGGACGCACCACCGGCCAGGCGGAACTGGGCAAACTGACCTTCCACCAGCGCGCGCTCAAGCTCAAGGAGTTGGCGCAGTACCTGAACGGCCGCCGCGAGGAGTTCTACGCGCTCTCCGCCCAGACCGGTGCCACCAACATCGACTCAATGGTCGATATCGACGGCGGCATCGGGGTCCTCTTCACCTTTGGGTCCAAGGGCCGGCGTGAGCTTCCCAACTCCCAGGTCATTGTGGACGGCCCCATGGAGGTGCTGTCCAAGGACGGATCCTTCGCCGGCGAGCACATCTACACCCGCATCCCCGGCGTAGCCGTGCAAATCAACGCCTTCAACTTTCCTGTCTGGGGCATGCTCGAGAAGCTGGCGCCCGCGTTCATCGCCGGCGTGCCTACTATCGTCAAGCCCGCCACCCCCACCGGGTACGTCACCGCCGCCGTGGTCAAGGCCATCATCGAATCCGGCATCCTGCCCAAGGGCTCCCTGCAGTTGGTTTCCGGCTCGGTCCGGACCCTGCTGGACCACCTCGACTACCGCGACCTCGTGGCTTTCACCGGGTCGGCGACCACTGCCAACACGCTCAAGTCCCACGTCAACGTGGTCAAGGGCGGGGTCCGTTTCACCTCGGAAACCGACTCCCTGAACGCCTCGATCCTGGGCCCGGACGCCGTCAAGGGCACCCCGGAGTTCGACGCCTTCATCAAGTCACTCGTCACCGAGATGACCGCCAAGGCCGGGCAGAAGTGCACGTCCATCCGCCGGGCCATCGTGCCGCAGGAGCTGGTACAGGACGTCATCGCCGCCGTGGGGGGACGGATCAAGGAACGCGTTGTCCTCGGAGACCCGCGCGCCGAGGGCGTCAACATGGGCGCCCTGGCATCCCTGGAGCAGCTTGCCGATGTGCGCGCCGCCGTCCAGTCCATGCTCGACGCCGGCGGTGAACTCGCCTACGGCACGCTCGATTCGCCGAAGGTCACCAGCGCGGACGGCAGCGTTGGCGTCGTCGCGGACGGGGCGTTTATGTCCCCTGTGCTGCTGAGCTGGGCGGATCCGGAAGCTGAGGAGGTCCACTCTTTGGAGGCCTTCGGTCCGGTCTCCTCGGTGATCGGCTACGCGGACCTGGCCGACGCCGTCCGCCTCGCCGCCCGCGGCGGCGGATCGCTGGTTGCCTCGGTCTGCACCAACGATCCGGCCGTTGCCCGCGAACTCGTCACCGGCATCGCGGCCCACCACGGCCGGGTGCACATGCTCAACCGCGAGGACGCGCGCAGTTCCACCGGCCACGGTTCCCCGGTCCCGCACCTGGTCCACGGCGGCCCGGGCCGCGCCGGCGGCGGCGAGGAGCTCGGCGGCATCCGCTCCGTCCTGCACCACATGCAGCGCACCGCCATCCAGGGCTCACCGAACATGCTGACCGCCGTCACGGGCGTCTGGCACACCGGAGCGGACCGGAACTTCACCCTCGAGACGGAGGGCCAGCACCCGTTCCGGAAACACCTGAGCACGCTGCGCATCGGGGACGCGATCCGCTCCGGGCTCCGCGAAGTGACCCTGGAGGAGATCACCAAGTTCGCCAACTCCACCGGCGACACTTTCTATGCCCATACCAACCAGGAGGCAGCGGCGGCCAACCCGTTCTTCCCGGGCATCGTGGCCCACGGGTACCTGTTGCTCGCCTGGGGCGCCGGACTGTTCGTGGAGCCTGCCCCGGGCCCGGTCCTGGCGAACTACGGCCTGGAGAGCCTGCGCTTCATCACGCCGGTGGCCGCGGGCGATTCGATCCGGGTCACCCTGACCGCCAAGAAGATCACCCCGCGCGAGACCGACGAGTACGGCGAGGTGGCCTGGGACGCCGTCCTGACCAACCAGAACGACGAGATCGTGGCCACCTACGATGTCCTTACCCTTGTGGAGAAGTAG
- the paaK gene encoding phenylacetate--CoA ligase PaaK, which yields MTQETVAPTSDAVLDREETISRDELEALQLSRLQHTVAYAYDRVPLYKRKFDEHGVHPTDLRELSDLAKFPFTTKEDLRLEYPFGMFAVPQQEVARIHASSGTTGRATVVGYTKQDLADWAKLVARSLRASGVRPGMKVHNAYGYGLFTGGMGAHAGAEALGCTVIPISGGQTERQITLIQDFKPDAILATPTYLLTIADAMMKQGIDPASTSLKYAVLGAEPWTEEMRHELEATMNIKACDIYGLSEVMGPGVAGEAVETQDGSHIWEDHFRPEIIDAFDPSVVLGDGEHGELVFTSLTKEALPIIRYRTKDLTRLLPGTARPAHRRMGRITGRSDDMIILRGVNLFPSQIEEIALRVPELSPHFQLELTRPEGQRMDQLTVRIERRESVTVEGVASAAKVLQQQIKIHVGSSCTVDVVEPGSLERSNGKLRRIYDMRPKA from the coding sequence ATGACCCAAGAAACCGTCGCCCCCACCAGTGATGCTGTCCTGGACCGCGAAGAAACCATCTCCCGCGACGAGCTCGAGGCTTTGCAGCTCAGCCGCCTGCAGCACACCGTGGCCTACGCGTACGACCGCGTCCCCCTGTACAAGCGCAAGTTCGACGAGCACGGCGTCCACCCCACGGACCTCCGCGAACTCTCCGACCTCGCCAAGTTCCCCTTCACCACCAAAGAAGACCTCCGACTGGAGTACCCCTTCGGCATGTTCGCCGTACCGCAGCAGGAGGTGGCCCGCATCCACGCGAGCTCGGGAACCACCGGCCGCGCCACGGTGGTGGGCTACACCAAGCAGGACCTCGCCGACTGGGCCAAGCTCGTGGCACGTTCGCTGCGCGCCTCCGGCGTCCGCCCCGGCATGAAGGTCCACAACGCTTACGGCTACGGCCTCTTCACCGGCGGCATGGGTGCCCACGCCGGCGCCGAGGCCCTGGGCTGCACAGTCATTCCGATCTCCGGCGGCCAGACCGAACGCCAGATCACCCTCATCCAGGACTTCAAGCCGGATGCGATCCTGGCCACCCCGACCTACCTGCTGACCATCGCCGACGCCATGATGAAGCAGGGCATCGACCCGGCTTCCACCTCGCTCAAGTACGCCGTCCTGGGCGCAGAGCCGTGGACTGAGGAAATGCGCCATGAGCTCGAAGCGACCATGAACATCAAGGCCTGCGACATTTACGGGCTTTCCGAGGTCATGGGCCCGGGCGTCGCCGGCGAGGCCGTGGAAACCCAGGATGGCAGCCACATCTGGGAGGACCACTTCCGTCCCGAGATCATCGACGCCTTCGATCCCTCAGTGGTCCTGGGCGATGGAGAACACGGCGAACTGGTCTTCACGTCCCTGACCAAGGAAGCGCTGCCTATCATCCGGTACCGCACGAAGGACCTCACCCGGCTGCTGCCCGGCACCGCCCGTCCCGCGCACCGCCGCATGGGCCGCATCACCGGCCGCAGCGATGACATGATCATCCTTCGCGGCGTGAACCTGTTCCCCTCCCAGATTGAGGAGATCGCACTCCGGGTCCCCGAGCTGAGCCCGCATTTCCAGCTGGAGCTCACCCGTCCCGAGGGCCAGCGGATGGACCAGTTGACCGTCAGGATCGAACGCCGCGAGTCCGTCACAGTCGAGGGCGTCGCCTCCGCGGCCAAGGTCCTGCAGCAGCAAATCAAGATCCACGTCGGCTCCTCCTGCACCGTCGACGTCGTCGAACCCGGCTCCCTGGAGCGGTCCAACGGCAAGCTCCGCCGGATCTACGACATGCGCCCCAAGGCCTGA
- a CDS encoding tyrosine-protein phosphatase: MTHPADSGGPAQRTGAPGTFGHPGLDDQDAAVRWNGAVNAWHVAGSVFRMGRREWLTEAGWQQAYDDGIRTVIDLRNPDEIRRRDTDPRVGAGALAVFDVVHAPTEDPGNAEFRALCVPYLNDPASYADNARIFPGKLAGVFSAVAAARGGVVIHCSAGRDRSGMIAAMLQDLAGAGEDAIARGYERAMRGINEHHRVSGVPHPHERYLPEDVLVPMLELRLESLRRFIRHVGTREFLRHNGITDRELAAILAKVGR; the protein is encoded by the coding sequence ATGACCCATCCTGCCGATTCCGGTGGCCCGGCCCAGCGAACGGGTGCGCCGGGTACGTTCGGGCACCCCGGTCTGGATGACCAGGACGCAGCAGTCCGGTGGAACGGCGCGGTCAATGCCTGGCACGTTGCTGGAAGCGTCTTCCGGATGGGGCGCCGCGAATGGCTCACCGAGGCGGGATGGCAGCAGGCGTACGACGACGGCATCCGGACGGTGATTGATCTCCGCAACCCCGACGAGATCCGCCGCCGGGACACCGATCCCCGGGTTGGAGCCGGGGCTTTGGCAGTGTTCGACGTCGTCCATGCCCCCACCGAGGACCCCGGAAACGCCGAATTCCGGGCACTCTGTGTTCCCTACCTGAATGATCCGGCATCCTATGCGGACAACGCCCGGATCTTTCCGGGAAAGCTGGCCGGAGTCTTCAGCGCCGTGGCGGCGGCGCGCGGCGGCGTCGTGATTCACTGCTCCGCGGGCCGGGACCGCAGCGGCATGATCGCGGCCATGCTCCAGGACCTCGCAGGAGCCGGCGAGGACGCCATTGCCAGGGGTTACGAGCGGGCCATGCGGGGTATCAACGAACACCACCGGGTCTCGGGAGTGCCGCATCCGCATGAGCGGTATCTGCCCGAGGACGTTCTCGTTCCGATGCTGGAGCTACGGCTGGAGAGCCTGCGGCGGTTCATCCGTCATGTGGGAACCAGGGAATTCTTGCGTCACAATGGCATCACAGACCGGGAGCTGGCAGCCATTCTCGCCAAGGTGGGGCGCTAG
- a CDS encoding DUF427 domain-containing protein, translated as MATKLSHVLMGTFPRLRYEPTPKRIRASLGRTAVVDTQQACLIWEPRRITPVFAVPEQDLLARLSVPTLPAGSPEEHPFALRQGAAATSLDPTTAFGNHTCAGEELDVVTAAATVPRGAFRPEDPDLAGYVVLDFAAFDWLEDDEEIIGHPRDPFHRVDIRASSVEVQVALDGVTLAKTGGAQLLYETMLPVRYYIPPADVRLDLLQESPKRTVCPYKGQASYWSVPGSAQGRNLAWSYDRRFLDAAQIHGLISFFNERVDLSVGGELQPRPVTPWSRPGGPGAG; from the coding sequence ATGGCCACCAAACTCTCCCACGTACTCATGGGCACTTTCCCCCGGCTCCGGTACGAGCCCACTCCCAAAAGGATCCGTGCGAGCCTCGGCCGGACCGCCGTCGTCGACACACAGCAGGCGTGCCTGATCTGGGAACCGCGGCGGATCACCCCGGTCTTTGCCGTGCCGGAGCAGGACCTGCTGGCCCGGCTCAGCGTGCCGACACTGCCGGCGGGCTCTCCCGAGGAGCACCCCTTCGCCCTCCGGCAGGGTGCTGCCGCGACGTCCCTCGACCCCACGACGGCGTTTGGCAACCACACCTGCGCCGGGGAGGAACTCGACGTCGTGACGGCTGCGGCGACCGTTCCCCGCGGCGCGTTCCGGCCCGAGGACCCCGACCTGGCCGGCTATGTGGTGCTGGACTTTGCCGCCTTCGACTGGCTCGAGGACGATGAGGAGATCATCGGCCACCCCCGGGATCCGTTCCACCGCGTTGATATCCGCGCATCGTCCGTGGAGGTGCAGGTAGCGCTCGACGGCGTGACGCTGGCCAAGACCGGCGGCGCGCAGCTGCTCTACGAAACGATGCTCCCGGTGCGCTACTACATCCCGCCCGCGGACGTGCGGCTGGACCTGCTGCAGGAGAGCCCCAAGCGGACCGTCTGCCCGTACAAGGGCCAAGCCAGTTATTGGAGCGTCCCGGGCTCGGCGCAGGGCCGGAACCTTGCGTGGAGTTACGACCGGCGGTTCCTCGACGCCGCCCAGATCCACGGCCTCATCAGTTTCTTCAACGAGCGGGTCGACCTGAGCGTGGGCGGTGAGCTGCAGCCCCGCCCTGTGACGCCGTGGTCCCGCCCGGGCGGTCCGGGGGCCGGCTGA
- a CDS encoding SRPBCC family protein, translated as MITVRGTAHSALDPARAFNYLSTFEHTPEWDPGTPVVNKLSTGPVAVGHRYHAEAEFRGKRQALTYEVIELTASRIKLRGENKSVISVDTIEVSPSGAGSKVDYTAEFQLKGWLKAAEPFVRPAFNSLAGPAMDGMKKTLDSQASL; from the coding sequence ATGATCACAGTCCGCGGCACCGCCCACTCAGCCCTTGACCCCGCCAGGGCCTTCAACTACCTGTCAACGTTTGAGCACACGCCGGAGTGGGATCCCGGAACCCCAGTGGTGAACAAGCTCTCCACCGGGCCGGTGGCCGTAGGGCACCGGTACCACGCCGAAGCCGAGTTCCGAGGCAAGCGCCAGGCGCTGACCTATGAAGTGATCGAACTGACAGCCAGCCGTATCAAGCTGCGCGGTGAGAACAAGTCAGTGATCTCAGTGGACACCATTGAAGTCTCGCCGTCCGGGGCGGGCTCCAAGGTGGATTACACGGCGGAGTTCCAGCTCAAGGGCTGGCTCAAAGCCGCTGAACCGTTTGTCCGGCCGGCGTTCAACTCCCTTGCCGGCCCCGCCATGGACGGAATGAAAAAGACCCTCGACTCCCAGGCATCGCTGTAG
- a CDS encoding hotdog fold thioesterase, whose protein sequence is MTPEPSNTELWKITLGELDEKMGVRIVEESVDRVVATMPVEGNRQSFGLLHGGASLAVGEAVGSWAAVIHASTMGKTAVGVDVSATHHKSAREGLITITATPIHLGGTVTTHEVLITNEAGQRLCTLRITNLLLDRKG, encoded by the coding sequence ATGACGCCCGAACCCTCGAACACCGAGCTGTGGAAGATCACCCTTGGTGAACTCGACGAAAAAATGGGCGTGAGGATCGTCGAGGAATCGGTCGACCGGGTCGTGGCCACCATGCCGGTGGAGGGCAACCGGCAATCGTTCGGGCTCCTGCATGGCGGAGCTTCACTGGCCGTCGGGGAGGCTGTGGGCTCCTGGGCGGCGGTCATCCACGCCAGCACGATGGGCAAAACGGCCGTCGGCGTCGACGTCTCGGCCACCCACCACAAGTCCGCCCGTGAAGGCCTCATCACCATCACCGCGACGCCCATCCATCTGGGCGGCACTGTGACCACCCACGAGGTGCTGATCACCAACGAGGCCGGTCAGCGGCTCTGCACGCTGCGGATCACCAACCTGTTGCTGGACCGCAAAGGCTGA